The following are encoded in a window of Arthrobacter sp. OAP107 genomic DNA:
- a CDS encoding regulatory protein RecX has product MGAQPEPAEDRNADPASVARDIVLRQLTASPKSRLQLERKLAERKVPEDVAAAVLDRFEEVRLVDDAEFADMWVRSRSQSRKLAKGALRRELADKGIDADTAAAALEQLSDEDEEAAARHLVERKLRPGTDLSDRAERDKTTRRLASMLARKGYQPSQAFRIVAEVLDAAEDAAEGSGRSRYP; this is encoded by the coding sequence ATGGGAGCCCAACCGGAACCCGCGGAGGACCGGAACGCGGATCCGGCGTCCGTGGCGCGCGACATCGTCTTGCGCCAGCTGACCGCATCACCCAAGAGCCGGCTGCAGCTTGAACGCAAGCTGGCCGAGCGCAAGGTGCCGGAGGACGTCGCCGCGGCCGTGCTGGACCGCTTCGAAGAGGTCCGGCTGGTTGACGATGCGGAATTCGCTGACATGTGGGTGCGGAGCCGGTCCCAGTCGCGCAAACTGGCCAAGGGGGCCCTCCGCCGGGAACTCGCGGACAAGGGCATTGACGCTGACACGGCGGCCGCCGCCCTGGAACAGCTCAGTGACGAGGACGAGGAAGCCGCCGCGCGCCATCTCGTGGAACGCAAGCTGCGGCCGGGGACGGACCTGTCGGACCGGGCGGAGCGGGACAAAACCACGCGGCGGCTCGCGTCCATGCTTGCCCGGAAGGGGTACCAGCCTTCGCAGGCGTTCCGGATCGTGGCCGAGGTCCTGGACGCTGCAGAAGACGCTGCAGAAGGTAGTGGGCGCAGCCGGTACCCTTAA
- a CDS encoding helix-turn-helix transcriptional regulator has product MVKQPVSVNGVVRWKDVGLADQAKSEQKERKMVVLRHEIGDVLRDVRQRQGRTLREVSHSARVSLGYLSEVERGQKEASSELLSSICSALDVPLSSMLREVSDRVAVAEGVAVPDTVPQEFSQRYGRDLERDLSSELNNELATEMLSGAR; this is encoded by the coding sequence ATGGTAAAGCAGCCCGTGTCCGTTAACGGCGTTGTCCGCTGGAAGGACGTGGGCCTCGCCGATCAGGCCAAGAGCGAACAGAAGGAGCGCAAGATGGTTGTACTTCGTCACGAAATCGGTGATGTACTGCGCGATGTCCGCCAGCGTCAAGGGCGTACCCTCCGCGAAGTCTCGCACAGCGCCCGGGTCTCCCTGGGTTACCTGAGTGAAGTGGAACGCGGCCAGAAGGAAGCTTCCTCGGAACTCCTGTCCTCGATCTGTTCGGCGCTGGATGTTCCGCTTTCCAGCATGCTCCGTGAGGTCAGCGACCGTGTGGCTGTCGCCGAAGGCGTTGCCGTGCCGGACACCGTCCCGCAGGAATTCTCCCAGCGTTACGGCCGTGACCTTGAACGCGACCTGAGCAGCGAGCTGAACAACGAGCTCGCCACGGAAATGCTTTCCGGCGCCCGGTAG
- the recA gene encoding recombinase RecA — translation MAAAPDREKALEAALAQIDKQFGKGSIMRLGDETRAPIEVIPTGSIALDVALGIGGLPRGRVIEIYGPESSGKTTVALHAVANAQRNGGIAAFIDAEHALDPEYAGKLGVDTDALLVSQPDTGEQALEIMDMLVGSGSLDIVVIDSVAALVPRAEIEGDMGDSHVGLQARLMSQALRKITGRLSQTKTTAIFINQLREKIGVFFGSPETTTGGKALKFYASVRIDVRRIQTLKEGADSVGNRTKAKIVKNKMAPPFKVAEFDIIYGQGISREGGIIDMGVEHGIIKKSGSWFTYDGDQLGQGMENSRRFLRDNPELAAELERLIKEKLGVGTKPAADAEASPKLKAVDGF, via the coding sequence ATGGCGGCAGCCCCGGATCGTGAAAAGGCGCTTGAAGCAGCGCTCGCGCAGATTGACAAGCAGTTCGGCAAGGGATCGATCATGCGGCTGGGCGACGAAACACGCGCCCCCATCGAGGTCATCCCCACCGGCTCCATCGCGCTGGACGTCGCGCTGGGAATCGGAGGACTCCCGCGGGGCCGCGTCATCGAGATCTACGGCCCGGAATCGTCGGGTAAGACCACCGTGGCCCTGCACGCCGTGGCCAACGCCCAGCGCAACGGCGGCATCGCCGCCTTCATCGACGCCGAGCACGCCCTCGACCCCGAGTACGCCGGCAAGCTCGGCGTGGACACGGACGCCCTGCTGGTCTCCCAGCCGGACACCGGTGAGCAGGCGCTGGAGATCATGGACATGCTGGTGGGCTCAGGCTCGCTGGACATCGTGGTCATCGACTCCGTCGCAGCCCTGGTGCCGCGCGCGGAAATCGAAGGCGATATGGGCGACAGCCACGTCGGCCTGCAGGCCCGCCTCATGAGCCAGGCCCTGCGAAAGATCACCGGCCGGCTGAGCCAGACCAAGACCACCGCCATCTTCATCAACCAGCTGCGCGAAAAGATCGGTGTGTTCTTCGGCTCACCGGAAACCACCACCGGTGGTAAGGCGCTGAAGTTCTACGCGTCCGTGCGCATCGACGTCCGCCGCATCCAGACCCTGAAGGAAGGTGCCGATTCCGTCGGTAACCGCACCAAGGCCAAGATCGTCAAGAACAAGATGGCCCCGCCCTTCAAGGTCGCCGAATTTGACATCATCTATGGCCAGGGCATCTCCCGCGAGGGCGGCATCATCGACATGGGCGTGGAACACGGCATCATCAAGAAGTCCGGCTCCTGGTTCACGTACGACGGCGACCAGCTCGGCCAGGGCATGGAGAACTCGCGCCGCTTCCTGCGCGACAACCCCGAACTCGCCGCGGAGCTCGAACGGCTTATCAAGGAAAAGCTCGGCGTGGGAACCAAGCCCGCGGCCGACGCTGAAGCCTCACCGAAGCTGAAGGCCGTTGACGGCTTCTAG
- a CDS encoding MarR family transcriptional regulator produces the protein MSNPAEAPGAAAPFEDTLDTALTNVEHQISIFWRRARSVSQQLSREVHPDMEPAAYGLLTVIRKSGPIRLTELASCIGVGKPSVSRQIAFLESIGLVLKEADPLDGRAQTIRLTAEGEEKMHQVQDARRQVFRERLGEWPVEDLEALATYMAKLNATYERDGFPRDGAS, from the coding sequence ATGAGCAACCCCGCTGAAGCCCCTGGAGCAGCTGCCCCCTTCGAGGACACGCTTGATACGGCACTGACCAACGTGGAGCATCAGATCAGCATTTTCTGGCGACGGGCCCGGTCCGTTTCCCAGCAGCTGTCGCGCGAGGTCCATCCGGACATGGAGCCCGCCGCCTACGGCCTGCTCACCGTGATCCGCAAGAGCGGCCCCATCCGGCTCACCGAACTCGCATCCTGCATCGGCGTGGGCAAGCCCTCGGTGAGCAGGCAGATCGCGTTCCTGGAGAGCATCGGCCTAGTGCTTAAGGAAGCCGACCCGCTGGACGGCCGGGCGCAAACGATCCGGCTCACCGCCGAGGGCGAAGAGAAGATGCACCAGGTGCAGGATGCCCGACGGCAGGTGTTCCGGGAGCGCCTGGGCGAATGGCCGGTGGAAGACCTTGAGGCGCTGGCCACCTACATGGCCAAGCTCAACGCCACCTACGAGCGCGACGGATTCCCCCGCGACGGCGCCTCCTAA
- the miaA gene encoding tRNA (adenosine(37)-N6)-dimethylallyltransferase MiaA, which translates to MAGQPPVIAVVGPTGSGKSDLAVELALALDGEVINADAMQFYRGMDIGTAKVTEAEQRGVRHHLLDILDVTQEASVSDFQKQARDAVADIHSRGKRAVLAGGSGLYVRAALDVLDFPGTDPEIRGRLERENAAEGTGALLDRLRAVDPVSAGRLGDARRIIRALEVFELTGRPFSSFMPTREYHQPAIQIGLAVDREQLRDRLAVRVHRMVERGLLAEVERLDARGLRRGKTAPRALGYAQFLKVLDGEADVAQAAEDTIVATRQFARRQLTWFRADPRIGWLDWQDPGLAAKAADLCR; encoded by the coding sequence GTGGCGGGCCAGCCTCCCGTCATAGCGGTCGTCGGGCCCACAGGATCGGGAAAGTCCGACCTCGCCGTCGAACTTGCCCTGGCACTGGACGGCGAGGTGATCAACGCCGACGCCATGCAGTTCTACCGCGGCATGGATATCGGCACCGCCAAGGTCACCGAGGCTGAACAGCGCGGCGTCCGGCACCACCTGCTGGACATCCTGGACGTGACGCAGGAGGCGTCGGTGTCCGACTTCCAGAAGCAGGCGAGGGACGCCGTCGCCGACATCCACAGCCGCGGCAAACGCGCGGTCCTGGCCGGCGGGTCCGGCCTGTACGTCCGCGCAGCCCTGGACGTGCTGGACTTTCCGGGAACCGACCCCGAAATCCGCGGCCGGCTCGAACGGGAGAACGCCGCTGAAGGGACCGGGGCGCTGCTGGACCGGCTCCGGGCGGTGGATCCCGTGTCCGCAGGACGCCTCGGCGACGCCCGCCGCATCATCCGTGCGCTGGAGGTCTTCGAACTGACGGGCCGCCCGTTCAGCTCCTTCATGCCAACGCGCGAGTACCACCAGCCGGCCATCCAGATCGGCCTGGCGGTGGATCGAGAGCAGCTGCGCGACCGGCTCGCCGTCCGCGTGCACAGGATGGTGGAGCGGGGGCTGCTGGCGGAGGTCGAACGGCTGGACGCCCGGGGCCTGCGCCGCGGCAAGACCGCCCCGCGCGCACTGGGCTATGCCCAGTTCCTCAAAGTGCTCGACGGCGAAGCGGACGTGGCGCAGGCGGCCGAGGACACCATCGTGGCCACCAGACAGTTCGCCCGCCGCCAGCTGACGTGGTTCCGGGCAGATCCCCGCATCGGCTGGCTGGACTGGCAGGACCCCGGGCTGGCAGCAAAGGCCGCCGACCTCTGCCGCTGA
- a CDS encoding CinA family protein, with protein MTNLHRIAGEAVAAAVGRGVTVATAESLTAGMVAAVLADTPGASAMLQGGVISYNNTVKRDVLGVPQDLLDAVGSVDEAVAAAMAEGARRVCGADLAVSTTGVAGPDAHDGKAVGTVFVGVATADGVRTFPYRFQGSRAEIRGLACGAALERLQDALAALS; from the coding sequence GTGACGAATCTGCACCGGATCGCCGGGGAGGCCGTCGCCGCGGCCGTAGGCCGTGGCGTCACTGTGGCCACCGCGGAGTCGCTCACCGCCGGAATGGTCGCGGCCGTGCTGGCCGATACCCCGGGGGCGTCCGCGATGCTCCAGGGCGGCGTTATCTCCTACAACAACACCGTGAAGCGCGACGTCCTTGGCGTGCCGCAGGACCTGCTGGACGCGGTCGGGTCGGTGGATGAAGCGGTGGCCGCGGCCATGGCGGAAGGCGCCCGGCGGGTCTGCGGCGCGGACCTGGCTGTCTCCACGACAGGCGTGGCGGGGCCCGACGCGCATGACGGAAAGGCCGTGGGAACGGTGTTCGTCGGCGTCGCCACCGCAGACGGTGTGCGGACCTTTCCCTACCGCTTCCAAGGCAGCCGGGCAGAAATCCGCGGGCTGGCCTGTGGCGCCGCGTTGGAGCGTCTTCAGGACGCCCTGGCGGCGTTAAGCTGA
- the pgsA gene encoding CDP-diacylglycerol--glycerol-3-phosphate 3-phosphatidyltransferase, whose amino-acid sequence MTSTEAAAAGSNSSGIWNLPNILTMLRIVLVPFFVWFLIADAPGLHSESGGWRWAAVAAFAVAIYTDKLDGDIARSRGLVTDFGKIADPIADKLLTGSALVMLSVLDELPWWITIVILVREWGITALRFFVIRYGVIPASRGGKLKTVVQTVAIFLYLLPLASIAPWLIWVALAVMLAAVLITVWTGAEYVVQALKVRSEGLRRRAADAGQAEKEEDQP is encoded by the coding sequence GTGACTAGCACCGAAGCGGCCGCGGCCGGCTCCAACAGCTCCGGGATCTGGAATCTCCCCAACATCCTCACGATGCTCCGCATTGTGCTGGTGCCGTTCTTCGTGTGGTTCCTGATCGCCGACGCCCCGGGGCTGCACAGCGAGTCCGGCGGATGGCGCTGGGCAGCCGTGGCGGCGTTCGCCGTCGCGATTTACACGGACAAGCTCGACGGCGACATCGCCCGCAGCAGGGGACTGGTCACCGATTTCGGCAAGATTGCCGATCCGATCGCGGACAAGCTGCTGACCGGCTCCGCCCTGGTCATGCTGTCCGTACTCGACGAGCTGCCCTGGTGGATCACGATCGTGATCCTGGTCCGTGAGTGGGGGATCACGGCGCTGAGGTTCTTCGTGATCCGCTATGGCGTCATCCCGGCGTCGCGCGGCGGCAAGCTCAAGACGGTGGTCCAGACCGTCGCCATCTTCCTCTACCTGCTTCCGCTGGCTTCCATCGCACCGTGGCTGATCTGGGTGGCCTTGGCGGTAATGCTGGCGGCCGTGCTGATCACCGTCTGGACCGGAGCCGAATACGTCGTTCAGGCTCTGAAAGTCAGGTCGGAGGGACTCCGCCGGCGTGCTGCTGACGCCGGCCAGGCAGAAAAAGAGGAGGACCAGCCGTGA
- a CDS encoding DMT family transporter: MTLALATTPKRTPRRRLTGAVASLLGATLFWAGNYVVGAGAVESMDPLSLVLLRWSLALVPLLAIAQLVERPHWRQVLAAWPWLIALSVSGLLGYNLLLYTALKHTDAFNASLINAFNPALITLAAAAFLRERLTRPAVGGVLIALVGVLLVLSNGNVGKLLHAGFGTGELFMIGAIGAWSAYTIIGRLAPPLPPITATAIQAAITIVVLTPFSLAAGGPALPSAQSAIASLAFIALFPSVLSYLLWNRALTVIPAGKAGVFLNLITVFTALFTILTGHPYTVAQVAGGVIVIAGILLTSARGPGAGPGRFFGRRRRAGNLEP; this comes from the coding sequence ATGACCCTTGCCCTTGCCACCACGCCCAAGCGCACCCCGCGGCGGAGGCTCACCGGTGCGGTCGCCTCGCTGCTGGGTGCGACGCTGTTCTGGGCCGGCAACTACGTCGTCGGGGCAGGCGCGGTGGAGAGCATGGACCCTCTCAGTTTGGTCCTGCTGCGCTGGTCACTGGCCCTGGTTCCGCTGCTGGCCATCGCGCAGTTGGTGGAGCGCCCGCATTGGCGTCAGGTGCTTGCCGCGTGGCCGTGGCTAATCGCACTGAGTGTGTCCGGGCTGCTGGGCTACAACCTGCTTTTGTACACGGCCCTCAAGCACACGGATGCATTCAACGCATCCCTCATCAATGCGTTCAATCCTGCGCTGATCACCTTGGCCGCTGCTGCTTTCCTGCGCGAACGCCTGACCCGCCCGGCAGTGGGCGGCGTCCTGATCGCGCTCGTCGGCGTCCTTCTGGTCCTCAGCAACGGCAACGTCGGCAAGCTGCTGCATGCCGGATTCGGCACCGGGGAGCTGTTCATGATCGGTGCCATCGGAGCGTGGTCCGCCTACACCATCATCGGACGACTGGCCCCGCCGCTGCCCCCGATAACGGCCACGGCCATCCAGGCCGCGATCACCATTGTGGTGCTCACGCCATTCAGCCTCGCCGCCGGCGGTCCGGCCCTGCCTTCCGCGCAGAGTGCCATCGCTTCCCTGGCCTTCATAGCGCTGTTTCCTTCGGTGCTGTCCTACCTGCTCTGGAACCGCGCGCTGACAGTCATTCCCGCGGGCAAGGCCGGGGTGTTCCTTAACCTCATCACTGTCTTCACGGCTTTGTTCACCATCCTCACCGGACACCCCTACACCGTTGCCCAGGTAGCAGGCGGAGTGATTGTCATCGCCGGCATCCTCCTCACCAGCGCCCGCGGACCGGGTGCTGGACCGGGACGGTTTTTCGGGCGCCGCCGGCGGGCGGGTAACCTTGAACCATGA
- the miaB gene encoding tRNA (N6-isopentenyl adenosine(37)-C2)-methylthiotransferase MiaB: MSLTYPSPANGTENEPTGDAAVHRTYQVRTFGCQMNVHDSERMAGMLEAAGYVPADGAQADVVVFNTCAVRENADNKLYGNLGQLAPIKAANPGMQIAVGGCLAQKDRETILKKAPWVDAVFGTHNVGALPALLDRARHNNEAQLEILESLDVFPSTLPTRRDSVYSGWVSISVGCNNTCTFCIVPALRGKEKDRRPGEILAEVQALVDDGAIEVTLLGQNVNSYGVEFGDRQAFSKLLRACGEIPGLERVRFTSPHPAAFTDDVIDAMAETPNVMPQLHMPLQSGSDKVLREMKRSYRSAKFLGILDKVRAKMPHAAISTDIIVGFPGETEEDFQATLDVVEKSRFATAFTFQYSKRPGTPAADLPDQLPKAVVQERFERLTALQDRIAAEENAKQLGRRVEVMVTAQSGRKSEETHRLSGRSQDQRLVHFTVPEGAPAPRPGDLVTVTITEAAAFHLVADPATAADYSLRRSRAGDAWDRAQADSCGAPAPGAAGAGRTGVSLGMPSLPVRSR; this comes from the coding sequence GTGAGTCTGACCTACCCTTCCCCCGCAAACGGCACCGAGAACGAGCCCACCGGTGACGCCGCCGTGCACCGCACCTACCAGGTGCGCACCTTCGGCTGCCAGATGAACGTTCACGACTCCGAGCGAATGGCGGGGATGCTGGAAGCCGCCGGCTACGTGCCGGCCGACGGTGCCCAGGCCGACGTCGTCGTCTTCAACACCTGCGCGGTGCGGGAAAACGCCGACAACAAGCTCTACGGCAACCTCGGCCAGCTCGCGCCGATCAAGGCAGCCAACCCGGGGATGCAGATCGCCGTGGGCGGCTGCCTCGCGCAGAAGGACCGCGAGACCATCTTGAAGAAGGCGCCCTGGGTCGATGCCGTCTTCGGCACGCACAACGTCGGCGCCCTGCCCGCCCTTCTCGACCGGGCGCGCCACAACAACGAGGCGCAGCTGGAGATCCTCGAGTCGCTGGACGTCTTCCCGTCCACGCTGCCCACCAGGCGTGACTCGGTCTATTCGGGCTGGGTGTCCATTTCGGTCGGCTGCAACAACACCTGCACCTTTTGCATCGTCCCTGCCCTGCGCGGCAAGGAAAAGGACCGCCGGCCCGGGGAGATCCTCGCCGAGGTCCAGGCACTGGTGGATGACGGCGCCATCGAAGTGACGCTCCTCGGCCAGAACGTGAACTCGTACGGCGTGGAGTTCGGCGACCGCCAGGCCTTCTCCAAGCTGCTGCGCGCCTGCGGCGAAATCCCGGGCCTGGAACGGGTACGCTTCACGAGCCCCCACCCGGCCGCGTTCACCGATGACGTCATCGACGCCATGGCCGAGACGCCCAACGTCATGCCCCAGCTGCACATGCCGCTCCAGTCGGGGTCGGACAAGGTGCTGCGCGAGATGAAGCGCTCCTACCGCTCGGCGAAGTTCCTTGGCATCCTGGACAAGGTCCGCGCCAAGATGCCGCACGCCGCGATCTCCACGGACATCATCGTCGGTTTCCCGGGGGAGACGGAGGAGGACTTCCAGGCCACCCTGGACGTCGTCGAAAAGTCACGCTTCGCCACCGCCTTCACCTTCCAGTACTCCAAGCGGCCCGGCACGCCGGCCGCCGACCTGCCGGACCAGCTGCCCAAAGCAGTGGTACAGGAACGCTTTGAGCGACTCACCGCGCTCCAGGACCGCATCGCCGCCGAAGAGAACGCCAAGCAGCTGGGCCGCCGCGTCGAGGTCATGGTCACCGCCCAGTCCGGCCGCAAGTCTGAGGAAACCCACCGGCTTTCTGGCCGTTCGCAGGACCAGCGCCTGGTTCACTTCACGGTTCCCGAGGGCGCTCCTGCGCCGAGGCCCGGTGACCTGGTGACGGTGACCATTACGGAAGCGGCCGCCTTCCACTTGGTCGCTGATCCGGCCACCGCAGCCGATTACTCCCTGCGCCGGTCCCGCGCCGGCGATGCCTGGGACAGGGCGCAGGCCGATTCCTGCGGCGCGCCGGCACCCGGTGCAGCGGGGGCGGGCAGGACCGGCGTGTCGCTTGGCATGCCGTCCCTCCCGGTGCGGAGCCGCTGA
- a CDS encoding DUF3046 domain-containing protein translates to MRISDFWRLMDDEFGAGYSRVLGSSLVLAGVGGRTANQALAAGVSPRDIWLAVCDVQDVPEERRLGRDIKPRQNGPDLV, encoded by the coding sequence GTGAGGATTAGTGATTTCTGGCGGCTGATGGATGACGAATTCGGGGCCGGCTACTCGCGGGTGCTCGGCAGTTCCCTCGTTCTTGCCGGCGTCGGAGGCCGGACGGCGAACCAGGCGCTCGCCGCCGGCGTCAGTCCGCGCGACATCTGGCTCGCGGTGTGCGACGTGCAGGACGTCCCCGAGGAGCGCCGCCTTGGCCGCGACATCAAGCCGCGACAAAACGGGCCGGACCTGGTCTAG
- a CDS encoding DNA translocase FtsK — translation MATRTSPAPKRTPSSKSGASAGRSGSSAAKSGRAGSSGGSARTRRLPAVEHRQPWLLRVAGGAWQAIGHLVGGGVRRIGQDVSDLAPEDRRDGAALFNLALAVFIATFAWWGFRGWFPDAVYAVVNGTFGWMSLVLPLMLFVCACRLFRQPVDGRGNNRVGIGFLIMTFAGCGIAHIVGGQPTVSEGFDGLRQAGGMLGFLAASPLAAIHPAVPVVLYGLLAFVSVLIVTATPFGAIPRRLRGAYEHLMGIDLQENDGDAHDRSYLYENTPPAPKKKRKRLFGKDGEADPRLEGYVGDEAFEHAVIDDDDPSPEAGKGAPAVAPGVRRPTQAEIAVEKIKAAQGLGAKGADTENATEAIPLVVPGTAGSANAPVATPGAAVQVPSKPVAPAPLPTPIPQRTEQLSLAGDVTYTLPSSDVLTPGSVPKERTEANDAVVAALTDTLQQFNVDASVTGFSRGPTVTRYEIELAPGTKVERVTALSKNISYAVASSDVRILSPIPGKSAIGIEIPNTDRETVSLGDVLRSQNARRTDHPMVMGVGKDVEGGYVVANLAKMPHLLVAGATGAGKSSFVNSMITSLLMRATPDEVRMVMVDPKRVELTAYEGVPHLITPIITNPKKAAEALQWVVREMDARYDDLANYGFKHVDDFNKAVRAGKVQPPVDSKRIIRPYPYLLVIVDELADLMMVAPRDVEDSIVRITQLARAAGIHLVLATQRPSVDVVTGLIKANVPSRMAFATSSVTDSRVVLDQPGAEKLIGQGDALFLPMGASKAMRVQGAWVSESEIHKVVEHVKGQLQAVYRDDVAPEAEKKQIDDDIGDDLEVLLQATELVVTTQFGSTSMLQRKLRVGFAKAGRLMDLLESRGVVGPSEGSKARDVLVKPDDLAAVLAAMKGQEAPATPDSQTAALSDNANANIAQGGYAEDLVAADLDNRTQSINYYDGADSSGDDEDGSEDAWSLTGR, via the coding sequence ATGGCCACTCGTACTTCCCCCGCGCCAAAACGTACTCCCAGCAGTAAATCGGGCGCATCCGCAGGCCGCAGCGGTTCCTCGGCAGCCAAATCCGGCCGGGCCGGATCGTCCGGCGGCAGCGCCCGCACGCGCCGGCTTCCCGCCGTCGAACACCGGCAGCCCTGGCTGCTGCGGGTGGCCGGCGGGGCCTGGCAGGCCATCGGCCACCTGGTCGGCGGGGGAGTGCGCCGCATCGGCCAGGACGTCAGCGACCTCGCACCCGAAGACCGCCGTGACGGGGCCGCCCTGTTCAACCTGGCCCTGGCGGTCTTCATCGCCACCTTCGCCTGGTGGGGTTTCCGCGGCTGGTTCCCGGACGCCGTCTACGCCGTGGTCAACGGCACTTTCGGCTGGATGTCGCTCGTCCTGCCGCTCATGCTCTTCGTCTGCGCGTGCAGGCTATTCCGGCAGCCCGTGGACGGCCGCGGAAACAACCGGGTGGGAATCGGCTTCCTCATCATGACATTCGCCGGCTGCGGCATCGCGCACATCGTGGGCGGCCAGCCGACCGTCAGCGAAGGCTTCGACGGGCTGCGGCAGGCCGGCGGCATGCTGGGATTCCTGGCCGCCTCCCCGCTGGCCGCCATCCACCCCGCCGTGCCGGTGGTCCTGTACGGGCTACTGGCCTTCGTGTCCGTGCTCATCGTCACGGCCACGCCGTTCGGAGCGATTCCGCGCCGGCTGCGCGGCGCCTACGAGCACCTCATGGGCATCGACCTCCAGGAGAACGACGGCGACGCCCACGACCGCAGCTACCTGTACGAGAACACCCCTCCCGCACCGAAGAAGAAGCGCAAGCGGCTCTTTGGCAAGGACGGGGAAGCCGATCCCCGGCTGGAAGGCTACGTCGGGGACGAGGCCTTTGAGCACGCCGTAATCGACGACGACGACCCGTCACCGGAGGCCGGCAAGGGGGCACCCGCCGTGGCCCCCGGAGTCCGGCGCCCCACGCAGGCGGAGATCGCCGTCGAGAAGATCAAGGCAGCCCAGGGGCTCGGCGCCAAGGGCGCCGACACCGAGAACGCCACCGAAGCCATTCCGCTTGTGGTCCCGGGCACGGCCGGCTCGGCGAACGCACCCGTGGCAACTCCGGGCGCTGCCGTCCAAGTGCCGTCCAAGCCTGTGGCGCCTGCGCCGCTGCCCACGCCCATTCCGCAGCGCACCGAGCAGCTGTCCCTCGCGGGCGACGTCACGTACACGCTGCCCTCGTCCGACGTGCTGACGCCCGGATCCGTCCCCAAGGAACGCACGGAAGCGAACGACGCCGTCGTGGCCGCCCTGACGGACACGCTGCAGCAGTTCAACGTGGATGCCTCCGTGACCGGCTTCAGCCGCGGGCCGACCGTGACCCGCTACGAGATCGAACTGGCGCCCGGCACCAAGGTGGAGCGGGTCACCGCGCTCTCAAAAAACATCTCGTACGCCGTCGCCTCGAGCGACGTCCGCATCCTCAGCCCCATCCCCGGCAAATCCGCCATCGGCATTGAGATCCCCAACACGGACCGTGAGACGGTGTCGCTGGGCGACGTCCTGCGCAGCCAGAACGCCCGCCGCACGGACCACCCCATGGTCATGGGAGTCGGCAAGGACGTCGAGGGTGGCTACGTCGTGGCCAACCTGGCGAAAATGCCGCACCTCCTGGTGGCCGGTGCCACCGGTGCCGGTAAGTCCTCGTTCGTGAACTCCATGATCACGTCCCTGCTGATGCGCGCCACCCCCGACGAGGTCCGCATGGTCATGGTGGACCCCAAGCGGGTGGAACTTACCGCCTACGAAGGCGTGCCCCACCTCATCACCCCCATCATCACCAACCCCAAGAAGGCGGCCGAGGCGCTCCAGTGGGTGGTCCGCGAAATGGACGCCCGCTATGACGACCTCGCCAACTACGGCTTCAAGCACGTCGACGACTTCAACAAGGCAGTGCGCGCCGGCAAGGTCCAGCCGCCGGTGGACTCCAAACGCATCATCCGCCCCTACCCGTACCTCCTGGTGATCGTCGACGAGCTCGCCGACCTGATGATGGTGGCGCCGCGCGACGTCGAGGACTCCATCGTCCGCATCACGCAGCTGGCCCGCGCCGCCGGCATCCACCTCGTGCTCGCCACGCAGCGCCCCTCCGTTGACGTCGTCACCGGCCTGATCAAGGCGAACGTGCCGTCGCGCATGGCCTTCGCCACGTCGTCCGTGACAGATTCCCGCGTGGTCCTGGACCAGCCCGGCGCAGAGAAGCTGATCGGCCAGGGCGACGCCCTGTTCCTCCCGATGGGTGCCTCCAAGGCGATGCGCGTGCAGGGCGCCTGGGTCAGCGAATCCGAGATCCACAAGGTGGTTGAGCACGTCAAGGGCCAGCTCCAGGCCGTCTACCGTGACGACGTCGCACCCGAAGCGGAGAAGAAGCAGATCGACGACGACATCGGGGACGACCTCGAGGTGCTGCTGCAGGCCACGGAGCTGGTGGTCACCACCCAGTTCGGCTCGACCTCCATGCTGCAGCGCAAGCTCCGCGTCGGGTTCGCCAAGGCCGGCCGCCTCATGGACCTGCTCGAATCACGCGGCGTGGTTGGCCCGTCCGAAGGCTCCAAAGCCCGCGATGTACTGGTCAAGCCGGACGACCTCGCCGCCGTCCTGGCCGCAATGAAGGGGCAGGAGGCTCCGGCCACGCCTGATTCGCAGACCGCCGCGCTCAGCGACAACGCCAACGCGAACATCGCCCAGGGCGGCTACGCGGAGGACCTGGTTGCCGCCGACCTGGACAACCGCACCCAAAGCATCAACTATTACGACGGCGCCGACAGCTCCGGCGACGACGAGGACGGCTCCGAGGACGCCTGGTCCCTCACCGGCCGGTAG